The DNA segment ATATCCTCTTGCTTTTGCCCTTAGTAAATAACTTGTATGCTGTGGGTCTATTACCGCTGCTGTAGAAGTCAATAACCTCCCATTTACATCATTGAGTGGCATGCAAAGATTTACATATTTCTGAACAATATTCCAGAATTTTCTAACTTGGAAGCCTGCTAAACTAGGGAATCAAGTAAATAAAGACTTAAATAAGCAGCCTGCTTTTTCagggctcttctgaaaaatcaggcagtGTGCCTAAATACAGATTTACTTGCCTAACTTTAGGCATCCTAGTTTGAAAATCTCTCAAAACTACAGTAAGTGCATTatactgaaataaaatatgaaaagtaTCATGAACAGTGAAATTTAACTGTACTAAGACTTGTGAGAGCAAGAGAGCGCATGCACACAAAGGAGGGAGGGTAATATTTCTGTAGCTGGTTACCTCTTTATCTTCTGTGCTGGGCTCTGGTTCACTGATTCTTTCTTCCCAAAAGCTTCTCACCCTCTCCACCTTTTCCAAGCACTGAAAAAAAGCCATTTTGCCTAGTTTGGTACTCCTGTATTGTGAATTGATTTCTTCCAGCCTGGTAATCTTAAATAGCTTTGTGTTGTACCCGATTAGGTTGCCATCTAGATCGCTCTCCAGCTTGGTTTCATAAATTAGCGAATACTCCTGATGTCTGACATCTTCCTCTTCTTGTCTGTaatgaggagaaaaaaatgaaatattaacaTGACACATTTTAGTTTAGAAACAAATCAGCCATATAATACAAA comes from the Carettochelys insculpta isolate YL-2023 chromosome 2, ASM3395843v1, whole genome shotgun sequence genome and includes:
- the LOC142009545 gene encoding myosin light chain kinase family member 4-like, coding for MGGKQKKLILINDNLNHPKQEEEDVRHQEYSLIYETKLESDLDGNLIGYNTKLFKITRLEEINSQYRSTKLGKMAFFQCLEKVERVRSFWEERISEPEPSTEDKEKNKSLI